In the Nerophis ophidion isolate RoL-2023_Sa linkage group LG01, RoL_Noph_v1.0, whole genome shotgun sequence genome, one interval contains:
- the LOC133554006 gene encoding myosin-9-like produces MEKTKTSLQQELDDMVIGHDQLRQTVTNLEKKQNKFDQMLAEEKNINARYAEERDRAEAEAREKETRTLYLTRELETLMDLKDEVDRNNKLLRDEMEDLVSSKDDVGKSVHELEKSKRAMDQQLEMKTQLEELEDELQATEDAKLRLEVNMQAMKAQYERDMSGRDEMGEEKRSLIKQVREMEMELEDERKQRSGAVAARKKLELNLKELEAAINVANKHREEALKQLKKQQAQMKELIRELDDTRMSREEILAQRTESKKLKGMEADMLQMQVDDERRNTEQYKHQADKLNSGIKQLKQQLEETEEEAQRANAYQRKMQRELEDATVSADAMTREVNILKSKLMRGDLPFTMDRIVTRIGAESD; encoded by the coding sequence ATGGAGAAAACCAAGACAAGTCTCCAGCAAGAGTTGGACGACATGGTGATAGGTCACGACCAACTTCGACAAACTGTCACAAATCTGGAGAAGAAGCAAAATAAGTTTGACCAGATGCTGGCGGAAGAGAAAAACATAAATGCACGCTATGCAGAGGAGCGAGATCGGGCTGAAGCCGAGGCCCGTGAGAAAGAGACCCGTACACTGTATTTGACCCGCGAGCTGGAAACTCTGATGGATCTAAAAGACGAGGTGGACCGCAACAACAAACTGCTTCGGGATGAAATGGAAGATCTGGTGTCATCCAAAGATGATGTTGGAAAGAGCGTGCACGAGCTGGAGAAGTCCAAGCGTGCCATGGATCAGCAGCTGGAGATGAAAACACAGCTTGAGGAACTAGAGGATGAGTTGCAGGCCACGGAAGATGCCAAGCTGCGTCTGGAGGTCAACATGCAGGCCATGAAAGCCCAGTATGAACGGGACATGTCCGGACGTGACGAGATGGGTGAGGAGAAGAGGTCTCTGATCAAGCAGGTCCGCGAAATGGAAATGGAGCTGGAAGATGAGCGCAAGCAGCGTTCTGGTGCAGTTGCTGCACGTAAAAAACTGGAGCTAAACTTGAAGGAACTGGAGGCGGCCATCAACGTGGCCAACAAGCACCGTGAGGAAGCCCTCAAACAACTGAAGAAACAGCAAGCCCAGATGAAAGAACTTATCAGGGAACTGGATGACACTCGCATGTCTCGAGAGGAAATTCTGGCCCAGCGTACGGAGTCTAAGAAGTTAAAGGGTATGGAAGCTGATATGCTCCAAATGCAGGTGGATGATGAGAGACGCAACACCGAGCAGTACAAACACCAGGCAGACAAGTTGAACTCTGGCATTAAGCAGCTGAAGCAGCAGCTGGAGGAGACCGAAGAGGAGGCTCAGAGGGCAAACGCCTACCAAAGGAAGATGCAGAGGGAGCTGGAGGATGCCACAGTGTCAGCAGACGCCATGACTCGTGAAGTCAACATCCTCAAGAGCAAGCTGATGCGTGGTGACCTCCCTTTCACTATGGATCGCATTGTGACCCGCATTGGCGCGGAAAGTGACTAG